A portion of the bacterium genome contains these proteins:
- a CDS encoding glycosyltransferase — protein MNNVAFLIPALNESDYILKTIKSIRASYPLAQIIVADAGSTDRTQQMCQQENVLVVKGGSPAVGRNNAARFAKAEFFVFLDADTIIPSGFLERILPDFEANRYVAACFPIQPLKDMGQRHLAFQLFNGYSKLVFGLGSLSVISGCCMLVKGEAHGNIGGFDEKLCVLEEIDYFKRMRAAGQVNRYDIHVSTSTRRHKKYSKCLALVAYYILHVCGVRLEGDFLNYWNRNSKP, from the coding sequence ATGAACAACGTTGCATTTCTAATTCCAGCACTAAACGAGTCAGACTACATTCTGAAGACAATCAAGTCTATTAGAGCTTCATATCCATTGGCTCAGATAATCGTTGCTGACGCTGGATCAACTGATCGAACTCAACAAATGTGTCAACAAGAAAACGTACTGGTTGTAAAAGGAGGCTCGCCTGCTGTTGGAAGAAATAACGCCGCCCGTTTTGCAAAGGCCGAGTTCTTTGTCTTTCTTGACGCCGACACGATTATACCTAGTGGATTTCTTGAGAGAATTCTGCCTGACTTCGAAGCAAACAGATATGTCGCAGCCTGCTTTCCTATTCAGCCTCTCAAGGATATGGGGCAAAGGCATTTGGCATTTCAGCTTTTTAACGGGTATTCGAAGCTAGTCTTTGGACTTGGATCTCTCTCGGTCATTTCTGGTTGCTGTATGCTGGTGAAGGGCGAAGCGCATGGTAATATTGGAGGATTTGACGAGAAACTTTGCGTCTTGGAAGAAATTGATTACTTCAAACGTATGCGAGCCGCAGGACAAGTGAACAGGTATGATATTCATGTTAGCACATCTACGCGGAGACACAAGAAATACTCAAAGTGCCTCGCGTTGGTCGCCTACTACATTTTACACGTATGCGGCGTAAGACTGGAAGGTGATTTTCTTAATTACTGGAATCGAAACTCTAAGCCATGA